In Aeromicrobium marinum DSM 15272, one genomic interval encodes:
- a CDS encoding DNA polymerase Y family protein, whose product MRTLAVWCPDWPVVAARVPVTVPAAVIAGGEVLACSPAARLEGVRRGMRRRDAQSRCPELTLLDHRPELDARAFEEVLAAIEDLTPGVAPLRPGLCALRVPPRYHGGERETAAVIAERVVELGLWDVRLGIADGMFAAEQASRRALTQDVLIVAPGGSADFLADLPVEAADDTAMVDLLRRLGVRTLGAFASLAAGDVRTRFGDHGMLLHRLARGEDPHPISRRSMPPEFTAGLTLEPPVELVEPIVFSLRRTAESFVQRLADHQLVCTAVTVEVDADGALASSRTWRHPRWFSSVDLLDRVRWQLQGTDTVRAPVDAVRLVPEETHGLGEHAESLFGSGPDAEVERGVARVQSLLGHDAVQAVAVQGGRGPADRQRLVPWGERDDTGRPAGRPWPGRLPAPAPATVFDSPPAAVVVGAEGQPVGVSGRGAVSAAPARFRATADGDWQPVASWAGPWPVDERWWDEAGARRLARFQVVGVDGSAWLMVVEGSRWWTEARYD is encoded by the coding sequence ATGAGGACGCTCGCGGTGTGGTGCCCCGACTGGCCGGTCGTCGCGGCCCGGGTTCCGGTCACGGTCCCGGCCGCGGTCATCGCCGGGGGAGAGGTGCTGGCCTGTTCACCCGCGGCACGACTGGAGGGGGTCCGCCGTGGCATGCGACGCCGTGACGCCCAGTCGCGCTGTCCCGAGCTGACCCTGCTCGACCACCGGCCCGAGCTCGATGCCCGGGCGTTCGAGGAGGTGCTGGCCGCCATCGAGGACCTCACCCCCGGGGTGGCGCCGCTGCGACCGGGGCTGTGCGCCCTCCGGGTGCCTCCGCGGTACCACGGGGGTGAGCGTGAGACCGCCGCCGTCATCGCCGAGCGGGTCGTCGAGCTCGGTCTGTGGGACGTCCGCCTGGGCATCGCTGACGGCATGTTCGCCGCCGAGCAGGCGTCCCGCCGGGCTCTCACGCAGGACGTCCTCATCGTGGCGCCCGGTGGATCGGCCGACTTCCTGGCCGACCTGCCCGTCGAGGCGGCCGACGACACCGCCATGGTCGACCTGCTGCGCCGGCTCGGGGTCCGCACGTTGGGGGCGTTCGCCTCCCTCGCGGCGGGTGACGTCCGCACCCGGTTCGGTGACCACGGGATGCTCCTGCACCGGCTGGCGCGGGGCGAGGACCCGCACCCGATCTCCCGACGGTCGATGCCGCCGGAGTTCACGGCCGGTCTGACCCTGGAGCCCCCGGTCGAGCTGGTCGAGCCGATCGTCTTCAGCCTGCGTCGCACGGCGGAGTCCTTCGTGCAGCGACTGGCCGACCACCAGCTGGTCTGCACCGCGGTCACGGTCGAGGTCGACGCCGACGGCGCCCTCGCGTCCTCCCGCACGTGGCGCCACCCCCGGTGGTTCAGCAGTGTCGACCTGCTCGACCGGGTCCGGTGGCAGCTGCAGGGCACCGACACGGTGCGGGCGCCGGTCGATGCCGTCCGGCTCGTCCCGGAGGAGACCCACGGTCTGGGCGAGCACGCCGAGTCGTTGTTCGGTTCGGGACCCGATGCCGAGGTCGAACGGGGTGTCGCCCGGGTGCAGAGCCTCCTCGGGCACGACGCGGTGCAGGCGGTCGCGGTGCAGGGCGGTCGCGGGCCGGCCGACCGGCAACGACTGGTCCCGTGGGGCGAGCGTGACGACACCGGTCGTCCCGCCGGTCGGCCGTGGCCCGGGCGGCTCCCTGCCCCCGCGCCGGCCACGGTGTTCGACTCCCCGCCGGCCGCGGTCGTGGTGGGTGCCGAGGGCCAGCCGGTCGGCGTCAGTGGCCGTGGTGCGGTGTCGGCCGCCCCCGCCCGCTTCCGGGCCACCGCCGACGGTGACTGGCAACCGGTGGCCTCCTGGGCCGGTCCGTGGCCGGTCGACGAACGCTGGTGGGACGAAGCCGGAGCCCGACGGCTCGCCCGGTTCCAGGTCGTCGGGGTCGACGGCAGCGCCTGGCTGATGGTCGTCGAGGGCTCCCGGTGGTGGACCGAGGCCCGCTATGACTGA
- a CDS encoding error-prone DNA polymerase, giving the protein MGWNNPDMPWRELERRLSGAPLTDERPDGGDGPAFSRKRPRYEPTPLAGPSGPVVPYAELHCHSHYSFLDGASGPADLAEEAVRLGLSALALTDHDGFAGAPVFAEAAQEHGLATVFGAELSLGLPGPQNGVADPVGTHLLVLARGAEGYHRLAAAITDAHLHGDEKGRPVYDLDQLAAHGRDHWIVLTGCRKGAVRHALATAGVSAAAAELDRLTALFGLDHVVVELTHHGLPDDSRRNDALASLAADHGLPVVATGNVHHATPAGGRLAAAMAAIRARRSLADLDGWLPPSGAAHLRSGAEMQARFARYPGAVARSVTIAEQIAFDLRSVTPRLPVRGVPAGHTNLSWLRELADRGIARRYAHDPGPARERIERELAVIADKGFEGYFLIVHDIVREARERGILCQGRGSSANSALCYALEITAVDSIRYGLPFERFLASTRDEEPDIDVDFDSDRREEVIQWVYDTYGRRNAAQVANVITYRPRSAIRDAAKALGYSTGQQDAWSRSAERWGGLEPDAELPAPVVELAEQLMGSPRHLGIHSGGMILTERPIGEVCPIERARMTDRTVLQWDKDACEWMGLVKFDLLGLGMLGALDHTFGLVETHLGERWGLDTIPKEEPGVFDMLCRADSIGVFQVESRAQIGTLPRLQPRSYYDLAIEIALIRPGPIQGGAVHPYIRRATGREPVTYPHPVLEPVLRRTKGVPLFQEQLMQMAIVLGGCTGDEADLLRRAMGSKRGIERIERLKDQLFTGMAEHGITGEAADAIYVTIQSFANFGFAESHALSFALLVYASSWLKLHYPAAFLAALLRNQPMGFYSPQSLVADARHHGVTTRGPDIVRSMATADLEPLDARSVRASGLDSCLHREQPPMTRFDPDGVDPTTTHRRDEGLAVRLGLDAVQGVGAEVAARVVAAREERPFADMADVARRTALTVAQMESLATAGAFDSFGLTRRQALWNAGYTDRPDQLPGTATTAPPPTLPGMSAVETTLADLWSTRISPDRHPMEHLRELLTSEQVLSVAGAMAGEHGRRVRVAGLITHRQRPMTASGVTFLNLEDETGMLNVVVLTEVWERNRRVLRNAAGVVIRGMLEITDARVVNLVAERADRIEGLYPAAAGRIPGRHRSRDYQ; this is encoded by the coding sequence ATGGGGTGGAACAACCCCGACATGCCGTGGCGTGAGCTCGAACGCCGACTCAGCGGCGCGCCGCTCACCGACGAGCGTCCCGACGGGGGCGACGGTCCGGCGTTCAGCCGCAAGCGTCCGCGCTACGAACCGACACCGCTCGCCGGCCCGTCCGGTCCGGTCGTGCCGTATGCCGAGCTGCACTGCCACAGCCACTACAGCTTCCTCGACGGCGCCAGCGGTCCGGCCGACCTGGCCGAGGAGGCGGTGCGCCTCGGACTGTCCGCGCTGGCCCTCACCGACCACGACGGGTTCGCCGGAGCCCCGGTGTTCGCCGAGGCAGCCCAGGAGCACGGTCTCGCCACCGTGTTCGGCGCCGAGCTGTCCCTCGGCCTGCCCGGCCCGCAGAACGGGGTCGCCGATCCCGTGGGCACCCACCTGCTGGTGCTGGCCCGCGGGGCCGAGGGGTACCACCGGCTCGCCGCCGCCATCACCGACGCCCACCTGCACGGCGACGAGAAGGGCCGGCCGGTGTACGACCTCGACCAGCTGGCGGCACACGGTCGCGACCACTGGATCGTGCTCACCGGGTGCCGCAAGGGCGCGGTCCGCCATGCCCTGGCCACCGCCGGTGTGTCGGCCGCGGCGGCCGAGCTCGACCGGCTCACGGCACTGTTCGGTCTGGACCACGTGGTCGTCGAGCTCACCCACCACGGTCTGCCCGACGACAGCCGCCGCAACGACGCCCTGGCCTCGTTGGCCGCCGACCACGGCCTCCCGGTCGTCGCCACCGGGAACGTGCACCACGCCACCCCCGCCGGCGGGCGGCTCGCCGCCGCCATGGCGGCCATCCGGGCCCGCCGCAGTCTGGCCGATCTCGACGGCTGGCTGCCACCCTCGGGCGCGGCCCACCTGCGCTCGGGCGCCGAGATGCAGGCACGCTTCGCCCGGTACCCCGGCGCGGTGGCCCGGTCGGTCACCATCGCCGAGCAGATCGCCTTCGACCTGCGGTCGGTCACGCCACGGTTGCCCGTGCGCGGTGTGCCCGCCGGGCACACCAACCTGTCCTGGCTGCGTGAGCTGGCCGACCGTGGCATCGCCCGGCGGTACGCCCACGACCCCGGTCCCGCCCGCGAACGCATCGAGCGTGAGCTGGCGGTCATCGCCGACAAGGGGTTCGAGGGCTACTTCCTCATCGTGCACGACATCGTCCGCGAGGCACGCGAGCGCGGCATCCTCTGCCAGGGTCGGGGATCGTCGGCCAACTCCGCGCTCTGCTACGCCCTCGAGATCACGGCCGTCGACTCGATCCGCTACGGCCTGCCGTTCGAGCGGTTCCTGGCCTCCACCCGTGACGAGGAGCCCGACATCGACGTCGACTTCGACTCCGACCGGCGCGAGGAGGTCATCCAGTGGGTCTACGACACGTACGGGCGTCGCAACGCCGCCCAGGTCGCCAACGTCATCACCTACCGGCCACGGTCGGCGATCCGCGACGCGGCCAAGGCGCTGGGGTACTCCACCGGACAGCAGGACGCGTGGAGCAGGTCCGCCGAGCGGTGGGGTGGGCTGGAGCCCGACGCCGAGCTGCCGGCCCCGGTCGTCGAGCTGGCCGAGCAGCTCATGGGCTCGCCACGACATCTGGGCATCCACTCCGGCGGCATGATCCTGACGGAGCGTCCGATCGGCGAGGTGTGCCCCATCGAGCGGGCCCGCATGACTGACCGCACCGTGCTGCAGTGGGACAAGGACGCCTGCGAGTGGATGGGGCTGGTCAAGTTCGACCTGCTGGGTCTGGGCATGCTCGGCGCGCTCGACCACACCTTCGGCCTCGTCGAGACCCATCTGGGGGAGCGGTGGGGTCTGGACACCATCCCCAAGGAGGAGCCCGGCGTCTTCGACATGCTGTGCCGGGCCGACTCGATCGGGGTCTTCCAGGTCGAGAGCCGCGCCCAGATCGGCACCCTGCCCCGGCTGCAGCCGCGCAGCTACTACGACCTGGCGATCGAGATCGCCCTCATCCGGCCCGGCCCGATCCAGGGCGGTGCCGTGCACCCGTACATCCGCCGGGCCACCGGCCGTGAACCGGTGACCTACCCCCACCCCGTCCTCGAGCCCGTGCTGCGACGCACCAAGGGGGTGCCGCTGTTCCAGGAGCAGCTCATGCAGATGGCCATCGTGCTGGGAGGCTGCACCGGCGACGAGGCCGACCTGCTCCGCCGGGCGATGGGGTCCAAGCGCGGCATCGAGCGCATCGAACGACTCAAGGACCAGCTGTTCACCGGCATGGCCGAGCACGGCATCACCGGCGAGGCCGCCGACGCGATCTACGTCACGATCCAGTCGTTCGCCAACTTCGGGTTCGCCGAGAGCCACGCCCTCAGCTTCGCGCTGCTCGTCTATGCCAGCAGCTGGCTGAAGCTGCACTATCCGGCGGCCTTCCTCGCCGCCCTGCTGCGCAACCAGCCGATGGGCTTCTACTCCCCCCAGTCGCTCGTCGCCGATGCCCGTCACCACGGGGTGACGACGCGCGGCCCCGACATCGTCCGCTCGATGGCCACCGCCGATCTCGAGCCGCTCGACGCCCGGTCGGTGCGGGCCTCCGGCCTCGACTCCTGTCTGCATCGCGAGCAGCCGCCGATGACGCGGTTCGATCCCGACGGCGTCGACCCCACCACCACCCACCGTCGCGACGAGGGGCTCGCGGTCCGGCTCGGGCTCGACGCCGTGCAGGGCGTCGGTGCCGAGGTCGCGGCCCGGGTGGTGGCCGCCCGCGAGGAGCGACCCTTCGCCGACATGGCCGACGTGGCCCGTCGCACCGCCCTCACGGTCGCCCAGATGGAGTCGCTCGCCACCGCGGGAGCCTTCGACAGCTTCGGTCTCACCCGACGGCAGGCGTTGTGGAACGCCGGGTACACCGACCGTCCCGACCAGCTGCCCGGAACCGCCACCACGGCACCGCCGCCCACGCTGCCGGGCATGAGCGCGGTCGAGACCACGCTGGCCGATCTGTGGTCCACGCGGATCTCGCCCGACCGGCACCCGATGGAGCACCTGCGTGAGCTGCTGACGTCCGAGCAGGTGCTCTCGGTGGCGGGCGCCATGGCCGGCGAGCACGGCCGGCGGGTGCGGGTGGCCGGACTCATCACGCACCGGCAGCGGCCCATGACCGCCTCGGGGGTCACCTTCCTCAACCTCGAGGACGAGACCGGCATGCTCAACGTGGTCGTGCTCACCGAGGTGTGGGAGCGCAACCGTCGGGTCCTGCGCAACGCTGCGGGCGTGGTGATCCGGGGCATGCTGGAGATCACCGACGCCCGGGTGGTCAACCTGGTCGCCGAACGGGCCGACCGCATCGAGGGGCTGTACCCGGCGGCCGCCGGCCGGATCCCCGGCCGGCACCGCTCCCGCGACTACCAGTGA
- a CDS encoding purple acid phosphatase family protein — protein MRTLRHLTVLTVLVGAGLVGVAVAVDTTPSASAAVAPGTAPDRVVLNPGASPDSRSVTWRTAEPVTEGAVEIGTPGGPTRRVAAMRSQVVRPGRDAPAARHHTAVVDDLAAGQTYRYRVGGDGVWSPWFEFTTVTADDPWTFLYFGDAQEGLGEAWPAAAEAAFDAHPQARAQVHAGDLVNLADDDGQWGAWFAGLGPHAASSTLLSAPGNHELWGDPGMTAYLGHFGLPDNGPVGQSEGAWFADLGGVRFVSLDANSNLDGRDVTQTAWLRRTLAENPMPWTVVTFHQPMFAARADRNNAALRESWLPILEQYDVDLVLQGHDHAYARGRLDTDAATDRGPVFVVSHAGAKFYDLDTADRNNWTRNGAIREVAHDQVATWQSIRVEADRLMYRSYVAGLGPDRARTDLAVGDLADAFTVTRLPDGSTRVTDDPR, from the coding sequence GTGAGGACCCTGCGCCACCTGACCGTGCTCACCGTCCTGGTCGGCGCCGGTCTGGTCGGTGTCGCGGTGGCGGTCGACACGACGCCGAGCGCATCCGCCGCCGTCGCCCCGGGCACCGCGCCGGACCGGGTCGTCCTCAACCCCGGCGCCTCCCCCGACTCCCGGAGCGTCACCTGGCGCACCGCGGAACCGGTCACGGAGGGCGCGGTCGAGATCGGGACGCCCGGCGGGCCGACCCGACGGGTCGCGGCCATGAGGTCGCAGGTCGTCCGGCCGGGCCGCGATGCTCCGGCGGCACGGCACCACACCGCCGTGGTGGACGACCTGGCGGCTGGGCAGACCTACCGCTACCGGGTCGGCGGCGACGGGGTCTGGTCGCCCTGGTTCGAGTTCACGACCGTGACGGCCGACGACCCGTGGACGTTCCTCTACTTCGGCGACGCCCAGGAGGGACTCGGAGAGGCGTGGCCGGCCGCCGCGGAGGCCGCGTTCGACGCCCACCCCCAGGCCCGCGCCCAGGTCCACGCGGGAGACCTGGTCAACCTGGCGGACGACGACGGCCAGTGGGGTGCGTGGTTCGCCGGGCTCGGACCGCACGCCGCCTCCTCGACGCTCCTCAGCGCACCGGGCAACCACGAGCTCTGGGGCGACCCGGGGATGACGGCCTACCTCGGGCACTTCGGTCTGCCGGACAACGGTCCGGTCGGGCAGAGCGAGGGAGCCTGGTTCGCCGACCTCGGCGGGGTCCGGTTCGTCAGTCTGGACGCGAACTCCAACCTCGACGGTCGGGACGTGACCCAGACCGCGTGGCTGCGGCGGACGCTGGCCGAGAACCCGATGCCGTGGACCGTGGTCACGTTCCACCAACCGATGTTCGCCGCCCGCGCCGACCGCAACAACGCTGCGCTGCGGGAGTCCTGGTTGCCGATCCTCGAGCAGTACGACGTCGACCTGGTGCTGCAGGGCCACGACCACGCGTACGCGCGGGGTCGGCTCGACACCGATGCTGCCACGGACCGCGGGCCGGTGTTCGTGGTGTCGCACGCCGGTGCCAAGTTCTACGACCTGGACACCGCGGACCGGAACAACTGGACCCGCAACGGCGCGATCCGTGAGGTCGCCCACGACCAGGTGGCCACCTGGCAGAGCATCCGCGTCGAGGCCGACCGCCTCATGTACCGCTCCTACGTCGCCGGACTCGGACCGGACCGCGCCCGCACCGACCTGGCGGTCGGCGACCTGGCCGACGCCTTCACCGTGACCCGCCTGCCCGACGGCTCGACCCGGGTCACCGACGACCCCCGCTGA
- a CDS encoding NUDIX hydrolase, with product MSTDVLAGPVPATDHVTVAVSTVIFALRPHPTTGVSTLWLPLVRRIREPYEGQWALPGGPLESDEDLVTSARRTLERTTGLDPRHLEQLYSFGAVDRSRAGDEQQCRDRVVSIVYWALVRAEEAERAVNGQNVRWFVADEVPELAFDHNAIVRYALARLRSKITYSPIAHAFLDDEFTLAQLRAVHEGVLLRPLDPANFRRQVLASSSVEPTGQFLTGTSHRPPALYRSLSRPTHQPEEQA from the coding sequence ATGTCGACCGACGTGCTGGCCGGACCCGTACCGGCGACGGACCACGTGACCGTCGCCGTGTCGACGGTCATCTTCGCGCTGCGTCCGCACCCCACGACGGGGGTGTCCACGCTGTGGCTCCCGCTCGTCCGGCGGATCCGCGAACCGTACGAGGGCCAGTGGGCCCTGCCGGGCGGACCGCTGGAGTCCGACGAGGACCTGGTCACGTCGGCGCGCCGCACCTTGGAGCGCACCACCGGTCTGGACCCTCGCCACCTCGAGCAGCTGTACTCCTTCGGAGCGGTCGACCGGTCACGCGCGGGCGACGAGCAGCAGTGCCGCGACCGGGTCGTGTCGATCGTCTACTGGGCCCTCGTGCGGGCCGAGGAGGCCGAGCGGGCGGTGAACGGGCAGAACGTGCGGTGGTTCGTCGCCGACGAGGTGCCGGAGCTGGCCTTCGACCACAACGCCATCGTGCGCTACGCCCTGGCCCGACTCCGCAGCAAGATCACCTACTCGCCGATCGCCCACGCCTTCCTCGACGACGAGTTCACGCTCGCCCAGCTGAGGGCCGTGCACGAGGGTGTCCTGCTGCGTCCTCTCGATCCGGCGAACTTCCGCCGGCAGGTGCTGGCCTCCAGCTCGGTCGAGCCGACGGGGCAGTTCCTGACCGGCACCAGCCACCGACCGCCGGCCCTGTACCGGTCGCTGTCGCGTCCCACCCACCAGCCCGAGGAGCAGGCATGA
- the nadA gene encoding quinolinate synthase NadA, translating to MTTDTRSVNQTITSDPSSSCDVELAAGPWEFDLVAGYGPGASEDDVIPDPVVRPGQLPAAYQRMDEEDLHARIRAAKESLGDRLVILGHFYQRDEVVRHADFVGDSFQLANAALTRPDAEHIVFCGVHFMAETADILARPDQHVILPNLAAGCSMADMADEDSVESAWEQLTEIYGTEPDASGRQPVIPVTYMNSSAALKAFCGRHGGIVCTSSNASTVLEWAFERGQRVLFFPDQHLGRNTAKAMGIELDAMPMVNPRKPLLGQTEQVLRDAEVLLWPGFCSVHKRFTVAQIEAARAQHPGVKVVVHPECPMPVVDAADAAGSTDFIRKFVAASEPGDVIAIGTEINMVNRLAAEYPDRTIFCLDPVVCPCSTMYRIHPGYLAWVLDGIVEGEVRNEIVVDAEVATHAKVALERMLAALPK from the coding sequence ATGACCACCGACACCCGATCGGTCAACCAGACCATCACGTCCGACCCGTCCTCCAGCTGCGACGTCGAGCTGGCGGCCGGCCCGTGGGAGTTCGACCTCGTCGCCGGCTACGGCCCCGGGGCCTCCGAGGACGACGTCATCCCCGACCCCGTCGTCCGTCCCGGACAGCTGCCGGCCGCGTACCAGCGGATGGACGAGGAGGACCTGCACGCCCGGATCCGGGCCGCCAAGGAGTCCTTGGGAGACCGGCTGGTGATCCTCGGCCACTTCTACCAGCGCGACGAGGTCGTGCGGCACGCGGACTTCGTGGGTGACTCCTTCCAGCTGGCCAACGCGGCGCTGACCCGACCCGACGCCGAGCACATCGTGTTCTGCGGCGTGCACTTCATGGCCGAGACCGCCGACATCCTGGCCAGGCCCGACCAGCACGTGATCCTGCCGAACCTCGCGGCCGGCTGCTCGATGGCCGACATGGCCGACGAGGACTCCGTCGAGTCCGCGTGGGAGCAGCTCACCGAGATCTACGGCACCGAGCCCGACGCGTCGGGCCGCCAGCCCGTCATCCCCGTGACGTACATGAACTCCTCGGCCGCGCTCAAGGCCTTCTGCGGCCGGCACGGCGGGATCGTGTGCACCTCCTCGAACGCCTCCACCGTGCTGGAGTGGGCGTTCGAGCGCGGGCAGCGGGTGCTGTTCTTCCCCGACCAACACCTCGGCCGCAACACCGCCAAGGCGATGGGCATCGAGCTGGACGCCATGCCGATGGTCAACCCCCGCAAGCCGCTGCTCGGTCAGACCGAGCAGGTCCTGCGCGACGCCGAGGTCCTGCTGTGGCCGGGCTTCTGCTCGGTGCACAAGCGGTTCACCGTCGCGCAGATCGAGGCTGCCCGCGCCCAGCACCCGGGCGTCAAGGTCGTGGTGCACCCCGAGTGCCCCATGCCGGTCGTCGACGCTGCTGACGCCGCCGGGTCCACCGACTTCATCCGCAAGTTCGTGGCGGCGTCCGAACCCGGTGACGTCATCGCGATCGGCACCGAGATCAACATGGTCAACCGGTTGGCCGCCGAGTACCCGGACCGCACCATCTTCTGCCTGGACCCGGTGGTCTGCCCGTGCTCGACGATGTACCGGATCCATCCCGGGTACCTGGCCTGGGTCCTCGACGGCATCGTCGAGGGCGAGGTCCGCAACGAGATCGTGGTCGATGCCGAGGTCGCCACCCATGCCAAGGTCGCGCTCGAGCGCATGCTCGCGGCGCTGCCGAAGTAG
- the nadB gene encoding L-aspartate oxidase, translated as MTHLIVVGSGVAGLTCALEAAAAGFEVTLLAKARLTESNTRYAQGGVAVALADVDSPASHLADTLAAGAGLGDPDTAGILCAEGPTAIHELIGRGVQFDRDGDDLAHGLEAAHSHPRILHAGGDATGAGIAYALVDRVRAAAVTILEETTVVDLVVDGERVVGVRLLDGRDLRADEVVLATGGAGQLFPHTTNPEVATADGIAMALRAGAAVADLEFYQFHPTALVATDSFLVSEAVRGEGAVLLDAAGRRFMTDVHPDAELAPRDVVARGIAACMADQPGVPVTLDATALGPDFLARRFPTIDAACRARGWDWSTTPVPVAPAAHYFMGGVRTDAWGRTSVAGLWAVGEVACNGLHGANRLASNSLLEGAVYGGRVVEALLARPAAEPRDPQWAEPVVVDLADTEEAAEFTRADLQELMWDAVGLSRDAAGLAEARRVLRSWRAPAVSDVKSAEDANLLLVARAMVDAGAARVESRGGHFRTDAPDTDPAQALHSVLVPARAMVPA; from the coding sequence ATGACCCACCTCATCGTGGTCGGATCCGGCGTGGCCGGACTGACCTGTGCTCTCGAAGCGGCCGCCGCCGGCTTCGAGGTCACCCTGCTCGCCAAGGCGCGGCTCACCGAGAGCAACACCCGCTACGCGCAGGGCGGCGTGGCGGTCGCTCTCGCCGACGTCGACAGCCCCGCGTCCCATCTGGCCGACACCCTGGCCGCCGGCGCCGGTCTGGGCGACCCCGACACGGCGGGCATCCTGTGCGCGGAGGGCCCGACCGCGATCCACGAGCTGATCGGCCGCGGGGTGCAGTTCGACCGTGACGGCGACGACCTCGCCCACGGTCTGGAGGCGGCGCACTCGCACCCGCGCATCCTGCACGCCGGGGGCGATGCCACCGGCGCCGGGATCGCGTACGCCCTGGTCGACCGGGTGCGCGCTGCCGCGGTGACGATCCTCGAGGAGACCACCGTGGTCGACCTCGTCGTCGATGGCGAGCGCGTGGTGGGCGTGCGGCTGCTCGACGGTCGCGACCTGCGGGCCGACGAGGTGGTGCTGGCCACGGGGGGAGCCGGGCAGCTGTTCCCCCACACCACCAATCCCGAGGTGGCGACCGCCGACGGCATCGCCATGGCCCTGCGCGCCGGGGCAGCCGTCGCGGACCTGGAGTTCTACCAGTTCCACCCCACTGCCCTGGTCGCCACCGACAGCTTCCTCGTCTCCGAGGCGGTCCGCGGCGAGGGTGCGGTGCTGCTCGACGCCGCCGGCCGCAGGTTCATGACCGACGTCCACCCCGATGCCGAGCTCGCGCCGCGCGACGTGGTGGCGCGAGGTATCGCGGCCTGCATGGCCGACCAGCCGGGGGTGCCCGTGACGCTCGACGCCACCGCGCTCGGGCCCGACTTCCTCGCCCGCCGGTTCCCCACGATCGACGCGGCCTGCCGCGCCCGCGGGTGGGACTGGTCCACCACCCCCGTCCCGGTCGCGCCGGCGGCGCACTACTTCATGGGCGGTGTCCGGACCGACGCATGGGGCCGCACCTCCGTGGCGGGGCTGTGGGCCGTCGGTGAGGTCGCCTGCAACGGCCTGCACGGCGCCAACCGGCTCGCGTCCAACTCGCTGCTCGAGGGTGCCGTGTACGGCGGCAGGGTGGTCGAGGCGCTCCTCGCCCGACCCGCGGCCGAGCCCCGGGATCCGCAGTGGGCCGAGCCGGTGGTGGTCGACCTCGCCGACACCGAGGAGGCGGCCGAGTTCACCCGGGCCGACCTGCAGGAGCTCATGTGGGACGCCGTGGGGCTGAGCCGCGATGCTGCCGGTCTGGCCGAGGCCCGCCGCGTGCTGCGCAGCTGGCGTGCACCGGCGGTCTCCGACGTGAAGTCGGCCGAGGACGCCAACCTGCTGCTGGTCGCCCGGGCCATGGTCGACGCCGGCGCGGCGCGGGTCGAGTCACGCGGCGGGCACTTCCGCACCGACGCGCCGGACACCGACCCGGCCCAGGCCCTGCACTCGGTGCTCGTGCCGGCCCGGGCCATGGTGCCGGCATGA
- the nadC gene encoding carboxylating nicotinate-nucleotide diphosphorylase: MTLERRQIRRVVEMALDEDAPSGDLTSQVFVPAGAMAVADLVAREPGVFAGREVFEVAMTTLDPAVEVRTHLDDGEAFSAGDRLAHVEGPARAVLQSERVALNLLQRMCGIATLTAQYVAAVDGTGVRVADTRKTTPGLRALERHAVRCGGGHNHRFSLSDAVMAKDNHLALIGDLTAAIRSARAALPHTTHLEVEVDRIAQIEPVLAGGVDTIMLDNFTPDELREGVALVAGRAVVEASGGVTLDSIATIAATGVDVVSVGALTHSARALDLGLDVVLTA; this comes from the coding sequence ATGACGCTGGAACGCCGGCAGATCCGGCGGGTCGTGGAGATGGCGCTCGACGAGGACGCACCGTCGGGCGACCTGACCTCCCAGGTCTTCGTGCCGGCCGGGGCCATGGCCGTCGCCGACCTCGTGGCCCGTGAACCGGGGGTGTTCGCCGGACGTGAGGTGTTCGAGGTGGCCATGACCACCCTGGACCCCGCGGTCGAGGTGCGGACCCACCTGGACGACGGCGAGGCGTTCTCCGCCGGCGACCGGCTGGCCCACGTCGAGGGTCCCGCGCGTGCGGTCCTGCAGTCCGAGCGGGTGGCGCTCAACCTGCTGCAGCGGATGTGCGGGATCGCCACCTTGACGGCGCAGTACGTCGCGGCCGTCGACGGCACCGGGGTCCGGGTCGCCGACACGCGCAAGACGACGCCGGGGCTGCGGGCCCTCGAACGGCACGCGGTGCGGTGCGGTGGTGGACACAACCACCGGTTCTCGCTGTCGGACGCGGTGATGGCCAAGGACAACCACCTCGCCCTCATCGGTGACCTCACGGCGGCGATCAGGTCCGCCCGTGCCGCGCTGCCGCACACGACCCACCTGGAGGTCGAGGTCGACCGCATCGCGCAGATCGAGCCGGTGCTCGCCGGCGGTGTCGACACGATCATGCTCGACAACTTCACGCCCGACGAGCTCCGCGAAGGCGTCGCTCTGGTCGCCGGACGCGCCGTCGTCGAGGCCAGCGGGGGTGTGACCCTCGACAGCATCGCCACGATCGCCGCCACGGGGGTCGACGTCGTCAGCGTCGGAGCGCTCACCCACAGCGCACGGGCTCTGGACCTGGGCCTGGACGTGGTCCTCACCGCATGA